Part of the Salirhabdus salicampi genome is shown below.
GTTATCACATTGCTATTACTTATTTCTCAATACCATTTACACAGTACATTAACCAATTATTCATAGTAAGGAGGTCTAATATTAATAAATGGGTCATGGATTACTTATATTCAAACTTTCCTAATAAGGTAGCTGCAACCATGCCTAAGCCGAACGTTATAATACTATAGACCGCTGGCAAAATATTGCGCTCAAATCCAGGGAAAATAACGAAAATCGACCCGACAACTAATCCGATAATGACCGCATACGTACTTGTGTAATAATGTTCCAGAAAAAAGCGGACAATCTTACTACAGGCAACAATACCCGTTAGAACACCAACCCCAACAACACTAATCAAGAAAAGGTGTCGCTCTGACAGTACATGAATGATCGTTGGATACACACCGATTAGTAAAAGAATAAATGACCCACTTATTCCAGGTAAGATCATCGCCATACTCGCTAATATACCAGATAAAAATAGTATGAAAATGACCTTACTGCTTGTTATGTCCATCACTTGTGCTACCCCATTTTCATTTAAAAAAGCCATAGATGCAACAAGGAGAGTGGCAAAAAGAAATAGGATGTAATGTACAGATCGAAACGTATTCCTATAATCAGCCTTATGAATTAAATAAGGGATAATCCCTATAATTAATCCAAGAAAGAAAAACTGTGTTTGGTTTGGATAATGCTCCCACAATGTATCAATAAGGTTACTTAACAATAATACAGCCGTAATAACTCCTACACCCAAAGGGAGCAGGAAGCCTAGATGCTTTTTCCATTCACGACTAAAAAATCCATTAATCGCCTCAATGAGACGATCGTAAATCCC
Proteins encoded:
- a CDS encoding DUF368 domain-containing protein, which produces MGTSDLVPGVSGGTIAVVLGIYDRLIEAINGFFSREWKKHLGFLLPLGVGVITAVLLLSNLIDTLWEHYPNQTQFFFLGLIIGIIPYLIHKADYRNTFRSVHYILFLFATLLVASMAFLNENGVAQVMDITSSKVIFILFLSGILASMAMILPGISGSFILLLIGVYPTIIHVLSERHLFLISVVGVGVLTGIVACSKIVRFFLEHYYTSTYAVIIGLVVGSIFVIFPGFERNILPAVYSIITFGLGMVAATLLGKFEYK